A section of the Phaseolus vulgaris cultivar G19833 chromosome 8, P. vulgaris v2.0, whole genome shotgun sequence genome encodes:
- the LOC137825794 gene encoding uncharacterized protein, protein MDESEQYPKEIYPNDGMTRRVSSSSSSSTTSVHVTALDGLVNVNSLFTIAVFVGLSLTTPGQRSLESRSACDAGTDMAKKLLVFEVVSFSFFLCSSLVAQGLKLALNLLNSKDTDEAFRAHINLKALRLGMLGSAIGSVMGCLFLVLSMVNVIQIRLGVLSCGSKAAVHAVTAMVVLVSSALVLYISTAIYAFTH, encoded by the exons ATGGACGA ATCAGAGCAGTACCCAAAGGAGATTTACCCGAACGATGGAATGACCAGAAGGgtgtcttcctcttcctcctcctccacgACCAGCGTCCACGTCACGGCCTTGGACGGCTTGGTCAACGTCAACTCCCTTTTCACGATCGCCGTGTTTGTAGGGCTCTCCCTCACCACGCCGGGACAGCGTAGCCTCGAGAGCCGTTCGGCGTGCGACGCCGGCACCGACATGGCCAAGAAGCTCCTCGTCTTCGAAGTGGTGTCGTTTAGCTTCTTTCTTTGCTCCTCCCTGGTGGCGCAGGGGCTCAAGCTGGCGCTCAACTTGCTCAACAGCAAGGACACAGACGAGGCCTTTCGGGCCCACATCAACCTGAAGGCCCTGAGGCTGGGCATGCTGGGCTCCGCCATTGGGTCCGTCATGGGTTGCCTCTTCCTGGTGTTGTCCATGGTCAACGTCATCCAGATCCGCCTCGGTGTGCTTTCCTGCGGAAGCAAGGCCGCCGTGCACGCCGTCACCGCCATGGTTGTCTTGGTCTCTTCCGCTCTCGTGCTTTATATCTCTACTGCTATCTATGCCTTCACCCACTAA